From the Armatimonadota bacterium genome, the window GATATGGGTAGGTACACTGATTATCAGCCTCACGCTGGTTTCGATTCTTGCTTTGCGCTACGCGTACTTCCTCTGGTGGTTACATCGCATTCGCCTTCTGCGTGGACAGGGGCTGATATCTTCTTCGGATCTGCATGTTGGGCAATGTGCGTACCTGCAACTGCTGGAAGGCGACGAGGAGAAACGTCTTCGCCGATGGCGTACGATGGTGCGTCATGTTCGCCCCGATGTGGTTGAGGTAGACCTTCCTGTGCTTGCAGAGGGCATCGAATATTTCGCACCGGGGGCGCGGGTGACGCTTGCAGTGAACGCTATAGACAGCCTGTATGTGATGGAAACCGAGGTGCTGGGTATTGGCAACGGCGAGCCTCGCACCTTGAATCTGCGCAGGCAACCTCTGTTGCACCGCCTGCAACGACGGCAGTTTGCGCGAGTGGAGGTATTTGCACCGGCTACGGTGGAAGTGGTCGGTGGAAAAGGCATTGGTCGGTACGCGGGGGTAATGCTGGACATCGGTGGAGGAGGGGCTTGCCTACAGGTACCGGTTGCTCCTGTTGTTGGCAGCGTGGTGCGTGTAGAGGTTCCCTCGCTGTCTGATGTACTGCCGGAGTCGACGCGCCTGACTGTGGCAGGAGTCTCCGAAACCATAGTGGATGGGCACCTGGAGTATCGTCTGCACTGTGCCTTTGCAGACCTGGATGCGGAGCACCTCGAGCGTGTGGCGCGGTTTGTGCTCCAGAAGCAACATCAGTCCGTGTCGAAGCAGAGATGGCAGGTAACGCGGGGCACCGGTTGAGGTGTTTCTTCGTGCACGCGCTCGCTTCATCTAAGCTTTGTTGTGTTTTGTGCCGATAATCACTACAAGCAACATAATGAGCCAGGAGCGATGTTCGGTGTTTCACACGGGCGACCCGGTAGAGATCCACTTCAAGCAGGGAGACGTTCCCGTCACGCTACGCGGGAAGCTGGTGCAAATGGCTCGTCCGTTGCTGGGCATCCAGATTATGGAACACACGGTGTGTGATGGTTCGGTGAAGCCTGGCACGTGCGTGCTGGTTGCCATCAGCGGAGGCACGGGAGTGTACACCTCGGAGGCTGTCGTGCAGCGATGTGACGTGGCAGCGGGACAGGTTATTGTGGCGGTAAGTGGTTCTTTTCGCTACCAGCAGAGACGTCAGCATGAACGCTATCGATGCGATATGCAGGTGCGTTTGCGCGTGGTCGGAGACACAGAGTGGATAAGCGGAGTGTGCCGCGACATCTCGGCGGGAGGTGCTCGCATCTACCTGTCGCAAGAGTTCGTTTTGCGCTCCAACACATTGGAAGTGGTCTTTATATCGCCTGCGAGCCAGCAGGCAGTGCGTGCTGTAGCGGAGATCGTGAGAACAAGCAAGCTCGTCAGTGACAGCGGGTGGGAAATCGGTATACGCTTCACCGAAATGAACCGCATGGAGAAAATCCAGTTCGCGCGCCTTCTGCAGCACTGGGCATCTCTTCAGCAGCGCGAGCCTGTGCAGTCCTGACTAACCCTGCGTCAGCTCCGCCAGCTCCTCTACCAGAACCGTTCCCTCGAACATCAACGTCCCCTCTGCTATCGCTACCCGCTCGATACGAACAGGTGCCTTGATGCCGGAAAGGTCTATTAGCGGGCGGTTGAGAAACATCTCCGAGAGCAGCTCTCGCACCTTTTCCGGCACGGAAAGCCCTACCACTTTGACCTCAGAAGCCTCGAACCATATCTGTGTGCCCTCTTTCAGGCGGAGTTGACCGCTTAGCTCGCCCGACAGCTTCACGCCAAGGCGGGTGTGTACATCAATCAATAACCTGATCTCGCCCGCGCGACAGTGAACGCGTAGATTATCCAGACGAGAGAACACCAGGTTCCATGGCGAGCGAATAGGCGGCAGCAGGTCGCTCAGGTAAGACTGCAGCGCCTCGTCGTCCAGCACCGCATGGAAAGAGCCTTGCTTCGCCTTGAGAGGGGAACCCTGACGGTACTCCACTTCCTCCAGCTCTACCACCAGTTCCCGCAGGGTGAGCCCCGGCTGAATCTCCACCCCTTCGCCTACGATGCGTGCTGCCTTCACTTTTCCCTGCAACATGCGTTCGTGCCTCCCCAGAAGAGTGACGCGGTAACGTTTCGCCGGAGCGATGAGGCGAGGCAGCCGCGCTTCCACGCGCTTCTCCGCCAGTCGGCGCGGGTGGATGCCGCAGCCGCTTGTTACCAGCGCTACAAGTAGACAAAACCCAAGCAGGATGTGTTTCTGCTTTCGGACAGTGTTTCCCGCAGAAGCGATGATACAAACCATGGTATCAGTATACCCAATTCTGGTTACGTGCTCATATATACCTGTCCACTTAGAGGTTTCCAGTTTCTGTTAAGGCATTTGAGAATTTTTAAAAAATTTTCAAGATTTTATCAAAAATAATTGATTTTTTGAATATACTCGTGTATAATCTAAAGCAGTGGAGGTGATGACAATGTACTCCGTCCCTGCACGGTGCCCGGTATGTAACGGCAGTCTGCAAATCCGGGAAGTAGTGTGCCAAAGCTGCGGCACGCAGCTACGCGGTACGTTCTCGGCATCTACCTGCCGCTACTGCGGTCTGGATGCGGAGCAGCGGCAATTTCTGGAGGTGTTTTTACGTTGTCGTGGTGTGTATAACTGCGTGGAGCGCGAACTGAACATCTCCTACCCGACAGTGAAAGCGCGGCTGGAGTCGCTGTTGCAGGCGTTGGGGCTGTCGGCGGTTGGTGAAGAGAAGGCTGAAGAGATGGACGTGCAGGAGCGCCGAAAGGCGATCCTGGACGCTCTAGAGCGCGGCGACATCACCGCAGAAGAAGCGGCGGAAGAGCTGCGCCGGTTGCAGCAGGAGGTGTGAACCTATGAGCGAGGAGCTGCAGAGAATCTTGCGCATGGTGCGCGAGGGCAAGCTGACCCCTGAACAGGCACAGATGCTCATCGAGGCGCTGATGGCGAAGCCGGGAGCCGAGAAGACGAAGCGCAGAGGAGAAGACGCCTTCGAAGAAGCGATGGAGCAGCTGCGCAAAGCGTTTCAAGGCGTGGACTGGAAACGCATCCAGCAGGAGTGGCGACGCATCAGCGAGGAAATCCGCGAGCAGACCCGCCGCGGCTGGGAGGAGGCTCAACGAGCTTTTCGTGGTATGGGGCGTTGGGATATCGACCTGCGACTGGGCACAGTGCAGGAAGTAGAGTTTGACCAGACAATAGACATCCCTGCGGGCGCGCGTCTGATTGTGCAGAACGTGCTGGGCGACGTATCTGTGCGGGGGCAAGAGGGTACCGTACAGATGCGCGTGCGCGCCGAGGGGACCATTCGCGCTGAGGGTCCCGAACAAGCCGAGATAGGTGCTGGCGCATGGGCGCCGGTGATCGAGCAACGCGGTGATGTGGTCTTCGTGCGCGTGGCGCGGGTAGGCAAGTTCGCCTCTGCCGACGTGGATATTACCGTGCCCACAGGTGTCTCGGTGGAGATCCAGTCCACAGCGGGCGACGTGACGGTGGAGGGCACGCACGCGGCGGTCAGTGTGGAAAGCGCAAGCGGCGATATCACCGTGCGCGAGGTAACCGACACAGTGCGCCTCATCTCCGCCAGCGGCGATATCGTACTGGAACGAGCCGACGCCGACAATATCGACTTGCAAACACAAAGCGGCGACATCCGGTGCGACTCGTGCACCGGCAGGGAGGGACTGCGAGCGCGTACCGCCAGCGGCGATATTGTGGTGCAGCAGCTGAGCGCAAAACGGGTTTCGCTCACTTCTGCTAGCGGTGATATTCGTCTGGAGTTCAGGGAGCCTTTCGGTGGAGAGGCGTACCTGCAGACCGCCAGTGGCGACGTGGCAGTAAGCCTGCCACAGGGTTCGCACTGTGCCGTGCGAGTCATCACCACCGATGGGGAGGTGCAGAACCAGCTTGGCATCGCCCTGACGCGCAACGAACGCGGTGAGTGGGAGGGCACGTTCGGCACAGGTGTGGAGGCTGGCACGTTGGTAGCCCGGACTATTCGAGGCGATGTGATACTGCGCGCGGTCTAAGCCTTTATCGCAACAGAACAACAACATACCCCCTGACCTTAGACGCTGGAAACACCCAGCGTCTTTTTTTCATCATGGTTGACAGCACCGCACCCAGCGTGTTATCTTAAACACGGATAATCCGTATAAGGGGGTCTTGCCATGGCACAGCCGACCCGCGCTGAAGTGATTGAGGCGGAGTTGCAACGCATTATCCCCATTGTTATCGTGGGGATAGTGGTGCTTGCGTTCGGGTTGTTTTTGCTATACCTGTCTACCATTGCCGCGTGGATGCCGTTTATTATCGGGGTGATTGTCACTCTGGCTGGCGTGGGCATTGCGGGATACGGCGGGTGGCAGTATATGCAGTTGAATAACCTGCCTACCTACAGGGCGATATGCCCTTACTGCGAGCAGCCGACGTTATTCCTCGCTCCCCCGACGGAGGATTACTCCTGTGAACACTGCCATCGGATAGTAGCCATCGAGGGAGGTCAGGTAGTACCTCCGCTGGTACTGGTATGTCGACATTGTGGTACGCCGCAGAAGGTGTCGCCCCGTGCAAAGATGTTCATCTGCGACAACTGTAACGGGCAGAACGACCTCAAGCCCGCCAGACCCGGTGTGGCGGCGGCTCCTGTGGGGGCAGCGGAAGAGAGTCTTGAGTATACCACTTACGACCTTGTGCTGGTGGACGCCGGGCACAACACAGAGGAAGTACTGGAGATACTCTGTACCATTCTGGCTGCGCCTCGCGACCACTGTCGAGGCATTCTCAAGGACCTGCCGATGGTGATTCTGGTAGACCTGCCCCGGCGCAAGGCGGATTCCTATCGCCGGATGCTGCGCGAAGCGGGTGCCACTGCTGAGGTGCATCCTACCGGACAGTATCGCCCGCCCGCAAAGCAGGGTATTTAACAAAAAAGCCCCCCTTCTATAAAGGGGGGTATCGCATTTCAACGCACTATATGCAGGAGGAACTCGTAAGACTTAATCGCGGGTGAAGTGAGCGTCGCTCATCTGCGTCTGGCTCATGGGCTTCACGTGACCATCGCAGAAGACGATGTTCGCGAACCCGCGATGTTTTACCACCTGATTGCTGGCGTCTACATCCTTGCGGTTGTCGATGTGACGGAAATCCACCGTGGGGTTACCCCACCACATGGATGGCGGGTCAATGTAAGGTGTTTCCCACATTGTGCCGTCGCCGCCGTACCAGGGCACATTGTAGAAACCGCTATCGGCGAACATTACCTTTTCCGCAGGACGCGACAGCGCGGATTCGGACGCAGGGTTGCGCAGGTTGGGCCAGGTGCTCCAGTCGAAGGTGACGTAGATATCCGAGCCGATGTAGCCCCAGTTATAGCCGTAACCGTTGCCATCGCCGAAACGGGTACGCCCACCCCAGCTGGGACAACGCTGAATCTGCCCGTTTTTCATGTAGGGATAGAGCAGGCTCTGCGTTTTATCCCACACATTCGTCTGCGTTTCCTTGCCGAACCAGCACTGCCTCAGAGAACCGCTGTAGGCGTACTGAGCGATTGGGTAGGTTTCATCGTAATCCTGAAGGTACATCAGCGTTGCCAGTCCCAGCTGCTTCAGGTTGCTCTGGCAGCTTGCCTGGCGGGCTTTCTCGCGCGCCTGCGCGAAGACGGGGAAGAGAATGGCTGCCAGTATCGCGATAATCGCGATAACTACCAGCAGCTCGATGAGCGTGAAAGCGTTACGTTGACGGGACATGTTTCCCTCCTTACCAAAAAATTCACCGCTCACGACGCGCGGAGGGAGACGTCGGAAGCGGTGTGTGCTTTCGGCGCGTTAACAAAAAACCTGATGCCCTTCCGCACCAGGTTGGTTGAAACGCGCCCGATTCACCTTCGGGTCACGTCCCCCCTCCCTCCGCGAAGGGGTGCCCTGCGAATGTGCAGGGCGTGACCAGCCGTCGCCGGGCATTCGGGCTCGCCTCCCAATGGGAGACACACCGCAGCGGGCCTGCGCCGGATTCTCACCGGACTTCCCCCGATATTTCAGCCTCAATGCGATTGAGGCGCAGACGGCTTACCCTTATGTGATTTGGCAATACTATATCACAGCCGCGCGGGGCTGTCAAGCGTTTTCGCAGCGACTTTGGAGATTTTTTGTACCCAGCGAGGAAAACTGCTTGCACCGAGGCGAAACATGAGAGGGAGTAAGGGGTAGTAGGTAGTGTTGAGATGAGCTTTCCACTGGCAGCAGAAGCGTTGGAGCGTGTCGAGAAGACCCTGCGCGTTCCGAACAGCCCAATGTATCGCGAGAGGCTGTCCGGGGCAAGCCTGCCGTACGCTACCCTGTGGCCGCTCAGCATGTATCACTGCGCCCTGATTACGGCGGTGGAGTATGACCCCAAACGCTACTTACGCGCGCTGAAGCGGCTACAGCAGACCCTGCTTGCCTACTGGGATGACAGGCATCAACCGCCGGGCTTCGACGCCTACCCAAAGGGCAACGATAAGTACTACGACGATAACGCCTGGATGGCGTTGAACTACCTGCGATTGTATATCTTGACGCGCGAGAGGGAATGGCTGTGCTGGGCGCAGGATGTGCACCGCTTCGTATGGAGCGGCTGGGATGAGCAACTGGGCGGTGGTATCTACTGGCATCAGAGCCGAAAAAGCAAAAACACCTGCTCTAACGCACCTGCGCTGGTATCTGCTTTATGGCTCTATTCGCTCACACGTGCTGAGGAGTACCTGGGGCAAGCAAAGCGAATACATACGTGGCTAAGCGCGCATCTCCAGGACCCGGAAGACGGGTTGTTCTGGGACAACGTTCAGATGGATGGGCGAGTAGACCGCACCAAGTTCGCTTACAACAGCGCACTGGTGATTCAGGCGAACCTGTGGTGGTACCGAATCACCCGGCGCGAAGAGTACCTTCGCGAGGCGATTCGTCTGGCGCGCGCGTCAGAGAGGATGTGGTTCGGCTGGCGTAGCAGAGCGTTAGAAGGTTACGCACCTTTCGTGGTCAAGCTATGTGAGGCGTATCGGCAGCTGGCAGAGGTCACCGGAGATAGCCGGTGGGCAGTGCTGATAGAGCGCACGGCGAAGTTCGTGAAAACACTTCGCTCACCGGAAGGAGACTATCCCGACGACTGGTACGCGGAAGGAAAGCGGGAGCCGGTTACCAGCTTGATGGCGCTTGCCTCGGCTGCCTGTTTATTCGGGCTGGCAGCTGCTTCAACATGAGCGGCATACCTCTCAAAAAACGGGTACAATATAGTGTGCTATCACGTTCATGGAGGCTTCATACCGTGTGGAAGTTTCTTAACAGTTTCACCGGTCTGGCGGTACTGCTGTTCATCATCGGTGCAGTGGGTTTGGTATACGGAGCAGATGCCATCCGCGATCCGGGGCAGCCGCACGACCCTCTGCTACCCTGGTTGTATTTTGGGGCTGCGGTGCTGATGATTGTGAACGCCATTCTCTCTGTGTGCCACTACGAACAGAAAATGAAGGAGCAATCATCCCGAAAGAAGGAGGAAGCCCGCAAATGAATGCGGTCGTATGTGTAGAGTGCGGTAAGCCGCTGGAGAAAATCCCTGTCTGGTTGGCTAGTGTCAAGGTCAAGTTCACGTGCGAAGAATGCCGCACCAAGCATCGCACCCCGATAGTGATTGTAGAAGACCTGCCTCCTCTACCCGAGGAGCCCCCCGAGGATATAGACATCATCGAGCGCGAGGAAGGGCTGGAAACCACCTCGCTGGAGGAGCTGGCTCAGGAAGAGGAAAAAGGGCTGGACGAAGAGGAAGAAGAGGTGTAACTGAGGATGTGGGGCAAGCTTGCCCTGCTGGTTGGCGTGTTGTGTTTGCTCGTGCCCGGGCGATCAGGGAGCGCAAGCGACTACCGCATCAGCCCGGGCGACACGCTGGAAGTTGCTGTGTGGGGGTATGAAGACCTCTCTCGCACGGTCATCGTACGCCCCGACGGCAACATCTCCTTGCCGGTAGTAGGAGAACTGCGCGCACAAGGATCCACCCCGGACGAATTGGCGCGACAGGTTGCCGGTTCTCTTTCCCGCTGGGTGAAGAACCCGCGTGTGAGCGTCATCGTTAAATCTTTCGCGCAACATCAGGTTTTCGTGCTTGGAGCGGTGGCTCGTCCGGGGGTCTATCCTCTACAACCCGGACTGACCGCTGCCGAAGCGATTGCGCTGGCAGGTGGCTTTACCCCCAGTGCCGACCGCAACCACCTCACCGTGCTTCGCAGAGAGCAGGGGCAAGACGTAAAGTTCTCCGTGAGGTTTGCCGATAATCCCTTACGAGAGGATTCGGCGGTACGCTTCGTGCTTCAGCCGGGTGACAACCTGATTGTTTCTGAAGCCACTTTCACCATTACCGGTGCAGTGGCACGTCCGGGAGTTTATCCAATAGGCACGCTACGAAACCTGGAAGAAGCACTGGCTACCGCCGGAGGCACCTTGACATTCGGAGAACCGTCGCGCGCCGAGGTGCAGGTGGGCGAAACGACAGAAGTGGTAGACCTGCTGGATGCTAGTGTTCGGCAGCGACCGTTACAAGCAGGCATGACCATCCGCGTGCCGGAACGACAAAATACGCTGTTCATCATCGGTGAGGTCGTACGGGCAGGGGCATACGGCTGGCAAAAGGGGCGTTGCGAGACGCTGATGGATGCGCTGACCGCCGCAGGAGGCCCTACCCGTGAGGCAAGGTTGGAGCATGTGGTGGTGAATCGAGGCAATCGGTTCCTGCAGGTGAACGCTACCACTCCGCAGGGGGCACGCTTCCCACTGCAGCCAACCGATGTGGTCATTGTACCCTCGCGCCCCAGACCTAATTACGAATGGACGGCAGTACTGGGCACGCTGCTGGCGGTCTATTCCGTGTTCCGACGTTAACCACCGATGATCGATATCCACACCCACATTCTCCCCGGTGTCGATGACGGTCTCCAGAACATCGGCGACGCGCTGCTCGTGGCGGAAGATGCGGTCGCGCAGGGCGTCGCCGTGATGGTGGCGACGCCGCACCTTCGCTGGAGCGGACGGCAGGCACTGGATGCCTCGCGGATTCGACAAGAGGTGGAAGCACTGAACGCCCTGGTGCAGGCGAAGGGCATCCAGATAGAGATACTGCCCGGCTGTGAGATCCCGCTGGAGGTTGACCTGCTGGAGCGATTACAGCGCGGTGAATGGATGTCGCTGGGCGACGGCGGGCGCACGGTGCTGGTGGAACCACCATGGGAAGCGTGGCCCTCCTTCGGCAAGGCAGTGCTGCAGAGCCTGCTGGAGGCAGGATGGACGGTGGTACTGGCGCATCCCGAAAGATATGGCTACTTCCAGCGCCAGCTGTCCTTGCTGGAGGAGCTGGTGCGGATGGGCGTACACCTGCAGGTGACCACCGGCTCTCTGATACCGGGCAGGGCTTCGCCGGCAGCGGCGCGATGCGCTTACGAGCTGATGGAGCAACGGATGATTAGCGTGGTGGCATCGGATTGCCACGGCGTAACCCACCGCCGATGCGATATGGGTGAGGCGGCTGAACTGCTCCGACGCGCGTATGGACAACATGTGGCGCGGATGTTGACAACGGAGGTACCTCGCGCGCTGCTGCGGGCGGAGAGTGTAGAACTGGCGCAGATCTGGAAAAACGCGCCGACAAATGAAAGCCGATGGAAACGACTGTTGCGGGCTGTTTTAAGGAGGCAAGCCGATGATGGATAAGCTGTTCGGAGGTCATTACCCCTTGCTGAAGCAGGCACTGTATGCGTGTGCCCTGCGACAGGAAGCGATTGCGCATAACATCGCGAACGTGAACACCCCTGGCTACCGACGCGTCGATGTCTCATTTGAAGAGTTTCTGCGCGCAGCACAGCAAACGCCCTTACGAACTACAGACCAGCGACACTTTGTTCTGCCGCCTGCCCCACTGGCGAACCCCCAGGTCACGCCGGATGAGAATGCACCCATGCGCCCCGATGGTAACACGGTGGACATTGACGACGAGATGGCGCAACTCGCCGAGAACCAGATACGCTTTCAGGCACTCAGCCAGCTGATTACCGGCCGCTACCAGAGCTTGAGAACCGTTATCACGGGTGGGGGGAGGTAAGCACGCATGAGCATCTTTAATTCCCTGCGCATCAGTGCGTCTGGGTTGACCGCTGAGCGGTTGCGTCTGGACGTTATCGCCGACAATCTGGCGAACGTCAACACCACGCGCACTGCGGCAGGAGGTCCCTACCGGCGGAAGGTGGCGCTACTGGAAGAGCGTCCGACCGGCTTTGCCGACCTGTTGGGCATCCAGTCGGTGCCAGCGAGTGGCAGGGGCGGGGTGCGCGTGGTTGCGATTGTGGAAGATACCAGTCCTCCCCAGCGGGTGTACAACCCAGGTCACCCAGACGCCGATGCCGACGGGTATGTGCTGATGCCTAACGTGAACGTGGTAACTGAAATGGTGGATATGATTACAGCCACGCGGGCGTACGAGGCGAACGTGACCGCCATGAACGCGGCAAAACAGATGGCGTTACGCACGCTGGACATCGGCAGAAACGCATAAGGGGGGTAAAAGATGGATATTCGCTTGAATACTGTGCTGCCGGGCACAACAGCAGCTATAACCAGCAATCCTTCATCCGGCAACCAGGAGACTGCCCCTTCTTTTGCCGAAACGCTCAGGGACGCTTTTGACAGGATAAACCAGATGCAGCTGGACTCTGCCGAGCTGGCTCGACAGTTCGCCGCAGGCGAGACTGACGACCTGGTGCGCGTGGTCACCGCGGCGGAGGAAGCCTCACTCGCTCTGCAGTTAGCGGTGCAGGTACGCAACAAGGTGGTAGAGGCGTATCAGGAAATCATGCGGATGCAGGTATAGCAGATGATAGAGCGTGTGCGCGAGTGGTGGCAGACCAGCGACCGCCAGACGCGGCTGATCGCTGTTGCTTCGGCGGTAGGGCTGGTCATCGTGCTGATAGCCCTCTCCTTCTGGGCGACGCAGCCGGAGTGGGATGTGCTGTATACCGGCTTATCGCCGTCGGACTCCGGCGCTATCGTCGCACGTCTCAAGCAAGCGAAGGTTCCTTACCGCCTTTCCGCAGGAGGTAGCACTATTGAAGTGCCTGCGCAACACCGCGACGAGATGCTGCTCTCTCTGGCGGCGGAGGGACTGCCCAATCAGGGCACGCTGGGCTATAGCCGACTGGAGAAGCTGGGCTTCGGTACCACCCAGGCGGTGGAACAGGAGACCACCCGCATCGCCCATGAGGAGGCTCTGCAGAACACTATCTCGCGCCTGCAACCGGTAGCGGGCGCGCGTGTGCATATCACCCCCGCCATCGATTCGCCCTTTGTTGGTGAGAAAAAGCCTGCCAAGGCGAGCGTGATGGTAGACCTGAAGCCGGGACAGCAGCTCACCCGCGAGCAAATTGCCGCCATTGTTTTCCTCGTGTCGCGCAGTGTGGCAGGGCTGTCACCGGATAACGTATCGGTGGTAGACGAGTACGCCAACCTGCTCTGGGACGGCTCACAGGCTTCGGATATGGCGCCCGGCGTGGCAAGCAACAAGCTGGAGCTGGAACGTGCGTACGCGGAGACCATCCAGCGCCAGCTCCAGCAGCAGCTCGACACGGTGTTAGGACCGGGCAAATCACGGCTGACCGTTACTGCCGAACTGGA encodes:
- a CDS encoding tyrosine protein phosphatase codes for the protein MIDIHTHILPGVDDGLQNIGDALLVAEDAVAQGVAVMVATPHLRWSGRQALDASRIRQEVEALNALVQAKGIQIEILPGCEIPLEVDLLERLQRGEWMSLGDGGRTVLVEPPWEAWPSFGKAVLQSLLEAGWTVVLAHPERYGYFQRQLSLLEELVRMGVHLQVTTGSLIPGRASPAAARCAYELMEQRMISVVASDCHGVTHRRCDMGEAAELLRRAYGQHVARMLTTEVPRALLRAESVELAQIWKNAPTNESRWKRLLRAVLRRQADDG
- a CDS encoding flagellar basal body rod protein FlgB, producing MDKLFGGHYPLLKQALYACALRQEAIAHNIANVNTPGYRRVDVSFEEFLRAAQQTPLRTTDQRHFVLPPAPLANPQVTPDENAPMRPDGNTVDIDDEMAQLAENQIRFQALSQLITGRYQSLRTVITGGGR
- a CDS encoding flagellar basal-body rod protein FlgC, coding for MSIFNSLRISASGLTAERLRLDVIADNLANVNTTRTAAGGPYRRKVALLEERPTGFADLLGIQSVPASGRGGVRVVAIVEDTSPPQRVYNPGHPDADADGYVLMPNVNVVTEMVDMITATRAYEANVTAMNAAKQMALRTLDIGRNA
- the fliE gene encoding flagellar hook-basal body complex protein FliE; translation: MDIRLNTVLPGTTAAITSNPSSGNQETAPSFAETLRDAFDRINQMQLDSAELARQFAAGETDDLVRVVTAAEEASLALQLAVQVRNKVVEAYQEIMRMQV